From a region of the Streptomyces agglomeratus genome:
- a CDS encoding DUF2231 domain-containing protein has translation MTLAVLGVSGFLGGKLAYRYGVRVADEATQVEGFVSSRRHSERR, from the coding sequence GTGACGCTGGCCGTGCTCGGCGTTTCGGGGTTCCTGGGCGGCAAGCTCGCCTACCGCTACGGCGTCCGCGTCGCCGACGAGGCGACCCAGGTCGAGGGTTTCGTTTCCTCCCGCCGGCACTCAGAGCGCCGTTGA
- a CDS encoding helix-turn-helix transcriptional regulator: MTREEAAADAGISAKLAAFHLDKLVASGLLTSRYDHPGGIRRVGRKPKVYEPADTDIRISIPERRPDLVAEILIDAVLHQQPGEDAQSAALRTARHRGEELGAATRASGRPGRLGPERSLTLSESVLEEYGFEPDRQAPTEVRLLNCPFHPLAARSPELVCGINHAFLGGFLTGLQASGIEAVLAPHPGRCCVELRAAAGGASVPEPATGSCAKEVCTRPAQDPGGTWT, from the coding sequence GTGACGCGGGAGGAGGCCGCCGCCGATGCCGGGATCTCGGCCAAGCTGGCCGCGTTCCACCTCGACAAACTGGTCGCGTCGGGGCTGCTGACTTCCCGATACGACCACCCGGGCGGCATCCGCAGGGTGGGCCGCAAGCCCAAGGTGTACGAGCCGGCAGACACCGACATCCGCATCTCCATCCCCGAGCGCCGTCCCGACCTCGTGGCCGAGATCCTCATCGACGCGGTCCTCCACCAGCAGCCGGGCGAGGACGCGCAGTCCGCTGCATTGCGCACGGCCCGCCACCGCGGTGAGGAACTTGGAGCCGCGACACGCGCCAGCGGCCGTCCCGGCCGTTTGGGGCCCGAGCGTTCTCTCACGCTTTCCGAGTCCGTGTTGGAGGAGTACGGCTTCGAGCCCGACCGGCAGGCCCCAACCGAGGTGCGGCTGCTGAACTGCCCCTTCCACCCGCTGGCCGCCCGGTCGCCTGAGCTGGTGTGCGGGATCAACCACGCCTTCCTCGGCGGCTTCCTCACCGGCCTGCAGGCAAGTGGGATCGAGGCGGTACTCGCCCCTCACCCGGGCCGGTGTTGTGTGGAACTACGTGCCGCAGCCGGCGGTGCGAGCGTGCCCGAACCTGCCACCGGGTCGTGCGCGAAGGAGGTCTGCACCCGGCCCGCACAGGATCCGGGCGGCACGTGGACGTAA
- a CDS encoding DUF2231 domain-containing protein: MSSELRQQAKQPVSAVLAGPYGHPFHPILVTVPIGAWVGSLIFDIASHLVDDPDFLARGAMWLIAMGVIGALAAAMAGFLDLFAIPAGTRAFRIGLIHMTLNLLVTAAYAGNFLWRHAGTGRPAASGRGSSY, from the coding sequence ATGTCCAGCGAACTGCGCCAACAGGCGAAGCAGCCGGTCAGCGCCGTCCTCGCCGGCCCGTACGGGCACCCGTTCCATCCGATCCTGGTCACAGTGCCGATCGGCGCGTGGGTGGGCAGCCTCATCTTCGACATCGCCTCCCACCTCGTGGACGATCCCGACTTCCTCGCCCGCGGTGCGATGTGGCTGATCGCCATGGGCGTTATCGGGGCACTGGCTGCTGCGATGGCCGGGTTCCTGGATCTGTTCGCCATCCCCGCCGGCACGCGCGCCTTCCGTATTGGCCTCATCCACATGACGCTGAACCTGCTGGTGACCGCCGCGTACGCAGGCAACTTCCTGTGGCGTCACGCCGGGACGGGCCGTCCGGCAGCGTCGGGGCGGGGCAGCTCGTACTGA